A stretch of DNA from Cellulomonas fengjieae:
ACGACGTCAGGTCGTGACTGGGCCGGTGGGCACGGGCCGAGACCTGTGCCCACCGGCCTGGGGCGGTGGGTTCAGTCCCCGACCTCCGAGAGCAGGAACTCGACACCACCGGTGGCGAGGTCGACGGCATCGCGTGCGACGGCCGCGCCGTTCTCGTGCTCGAAGGCAGCCACGGCCGTGTCGTAGTCGGCGAAGTACAGATCGGCGGTGCGCCACCGCGGCCGCGGGGTGCCGTCCTCCTTGGGAAAGACCTTGCCGTACTCCGCGCGCAGGATGTCCGGGACCTGCTTCACGATCTCCTGGTGCGCCGTGTAACGACGCTCGAACTCGTCCTCGTCAACCGGGTTGCCATAGATCATGGTGAGCTTGGCGGTCATGGTGTCCTTCTCTCGTCGATGGGATGGCTCGGATTCGGGTGTCAGCTCGAGCGCGGTGCGGCTGGGAGGGCGGGGGCTCACCTCGCGGCTCGCTCGATGACGTCGGTGACGACGTCGGGGCGGCTGAGCATGACGGCGTGGGAGGCGTCCACCTCGGTGACGTGGGCGCCCGTGCGGCCGATCATCATGCGCTGGAGCGCGGGGGCGATGGCGTGGTCACGTCGGGTGAGGAGGGCCCAGGAGGGGATGGTGCGGTAGCCCTCGACCACGCTGGCGTCGGTGACGGTCGCGGAGTTGGCGGGCCGCTGGGTGATGGCGAGGTCAGCGGCGGTCGTCTTGTCGAGATCGCCGGCGAACACCTCACGGAACTCGGCCGGGTCGATCGTGACGTCCACGCCGCCGGGGACCGGCGTGTAGACCAGGGGGAGGCCCGACCCCTCGGTGAGCCCTGCGAGGGTCTCTCCCTTGGCGGGGATGAACGCGGCGATGTACACCAGGGACTTGACGTCGGGCACCGAGGTGGCCGCGTTGGTGATGACGGCGCCACCGTAGGAGTGGCCGACGAGCACCTTGGGCCCCGTGATCGCGGTGAGGTAGCTGCTGAGGTACGCGGTGTCACTCGTCAGACCCTGCAGCGGGTTGGCGATGGCCCGGACCGGGTAGCCGTCCTTTCGCAGCCGCTGGATGACCGGATTCCAGCTGGAGGAGTCCGCCCAGGCGCCGTGGACGAGCACCACCGTCGGCTTGGGCGACGTGGGGTGCTTGCCGCCGGCCGGTGAGGCGCCGGTTGCCGTCGCCGGCAGCGTCGCGGCGAGCAGGGCTGCCGCGGTGGCGCCGATGAAGGCCCTCCGAAGGGTGTGAGTACGCATGACGATGTTCCTCTCGTGATGGGTTCGTGCTGTCTCCTTCGCCTGTCGCGGTCGCGGCAGGACATCCAGCAGGCCGGGCGTTCAGTCGCCCGGACGGTCAGCGGCCGTAGGCTTCGAGCAGCCGGAGCCACACCTCGCTGATCGTGGGGAACGCCGGGATCGCGTGCCAGAGCCGGTCCAACGGAACCTCGCCGACGACCGCGATCGTCGCCGCGTGCAGCAGCTCCGCGACGTCGGGACCGGCGAGCGTGAAACCGACGATGACCTGACGCTCCTCGTCGACGACCATGCGCGCCTGGCCTCGGTATCCGTCGGCGTGCAGGGTGGAGCCTTGGACGGCGCCCAGGTCCTGGTCGACCACCCGGATCCGCAGCCCGGCGGCCGCGGCGGCGGCCGCGGTCAACCCCACCGAGGCGATCTCGGGGTCGGTGAAGACCACTTGAGGCACCGCACGTTGGTCGGCCGTTGCCACGTGCCGACCCCACCGGCCGTCCTGGACCGGTTCGCCCTTGGCGCGCGCCACGATGACGTCTCCCACGGCTCGGGCCTGGTACTTGCCCTGGTGGGTCAGCAGCGCGCGCCCGTTGACGTCACCGGCGGCGTACAGCCACCCGCCTCCGACCGGTGCGCCGTCGGCGGCGAGGATGCGGAGTGTGTCGTCGACCTCGAGCCGCGCGCCCGGGGTCAGGCCGACTGTGTCCAGCCCGATGTCCTGGGTCCTCGGCACCCGGCCTGCCGCCACGAGGATCTCGTCGGCCTCGATCTGCTCACCATCGGCGAGACCGATGTGCACCGTTCCGTCGGGCCCGCGCTGCACGGATGTGGTCTCCGTGCCGAGCCGCACCGACACACCGGCGTCCCGCAGCGAGTCGACGACCAGGTCTCCGGCGAACGGCTCCGCACGCGGAAGCACCCCGTCGCGTACCAGCATCGTCACCGACGCACCGAGCTCCGCGAACGCGGTCGCCATCTCCGAGGCCACGGCCCCGCCGCCGAGGATGGCGAGCCGGCCGGGAACTGCAGCAGCCGCGGCCGCCTCCCGGTTGGTCCACGGGTCGGCCTCCCGCAGGCCGGCGACGTCAGGGATCAGTGCGCCGCTCCCGGTGGCGATGACGACCGCGTGACGTGCATTCAGCACCGTGGTCGCACCGTTGCCGCCGGTCACCTCGACGACTCGGGTGGAGGTGATGCGACCCCGCCCGCGGTACAGCGAGACGCCCGCCTGTCCGAGCCAGGACACCTGGCTCTGGTCGTTCCAGTGCGAGGCGAAGTCGTCGCGCCGGCGCAGAACGGCCGCCACGTCCAGGCTTCCCGTCAGGGCCTCCCGTGCTCCGGGTACCTGTCGGGCCGCTCGGAGCGCCGCCCCGCTGCGCAGCAGCGCCTTTGTCGGGATGCACGCCCAGTAGGAGCACTCACCGCCGACCAGCTCCCGCTCGACGACGGCCGCGCTGAGACCGCCCTGCCGCACGCGGTCCGCGACGTTCTCGCCGACCGGACCAGCTCCGATGATGATGACGTCGTAGGTCGTGTCGGTGCCTGTGTCCGTGTCCGTGACCATGTCAGCTCTCCTGCGCTGCTCGGCCCAGGCGCAGCGCCGAGGCGAGGAAGAAGATGCCGCCGAGAGCGGCGTAGCCGGCCAGCCCGGCCAGGGGCGGGGCGTCGGCGCCGGCCGCGATGATGAAGCCGGCGCCGACGAGAACGGAGAGGCCGCCGCTGAGGACCATCGGCCACTGGCCGCCGACCGCGCGGCGGGCGACCCCGATCGTCAGCTGCACGAGCCCCGAGATGACGGCCCACGTTCCCCACACGCGCAGGACAGCAGGCACGCCCGACGTGCAGGCGATGGCGACACCGACGGCCGCGAGCACGCTGACCGCGATGTTCACGTACAGCGCGCGCGCCTGCCCTGCGGCGTGGGAGGAGCGGAGGTCGACGACCGCCGCGGCGGCATCGACGGCGGGGTAAAGGACGAGCAGGGCGACGCTGGCCGGACCCAGGTCGGACCTGGTGAGGTACAGCAGGACTGCCCAGGCGATGGCGAACCCGAACCGGGCGTAGTAGAGCCGGCGCAGACCGTGCGCCAGACCGGGCATGGTGGGTGGGGCGACGGTGGTCATGATGACCCCTCTCGGACGGCTCGCGGACGGGCGGAGCGAGTCAGCGAGTGTCTCGGGCGCCGAACCAGCGCCCTACGAGCCGACCCTGGGGACCGATCGCGGCGGCGCCCCGAACGGCGCGTCGTGAGTGAACCCCGTCCTCACCCCTCCTCATTGGATGCGTTGAGAGGTAAAAGTAGCATCGGATGTAGCGATTGGATAGATGCTACTTTTGCCGTATGGAAGGCAGACGCGACAGGAAGAAGCGGCAGACCGGCGAGCGGATCCGGGCCTCCGCGCTGGAGCTGTTCGCACAGCACGGCTACAGGCAGACGACGATCGCGGCGATCGCCGAGCACGCGGACGTCGCGACGCGGACGGTCACGCTGCACTTCCCCACCAAGGCAGACCTGCTGTTCGCCGGCGATCCGTTCGCACCGGAGTCGTTGGCTGCCCGCCTCGCCGACCGCACCGGCGACACGCTCGACGCGTTCGGCGAATGGCTCCACGACACGATTCGCGACCTGGGTGAGTACGACGAGGACCTGGGCCGCCCGCCTGGCGAGATGCTCTCCCTGCACGCCATGCGCCCGGCTCTGATCGCCGAGGACCCCGACCTGGCCAGCCGGGCACACGTCTTCTACAGCGAGCTCGAGCGCGTGACCGCCGAGTCGCTCGCGCAGGAGCTCGGCACGTCGGCAGATGGGCTCGCCCCCCGCCTGACCGCGTACACGCTGGTGGGCGGCCTACGCGAGCTGTACAGGGTCGACGAGGCGAGCCGCGACACGCTGCCCGCCCTGGTCGACCGCGTGCTCGCCTTCGCCCGCGCCGGCCTGCACACGCTGACGACATAGTCGGTGCCCGCGTCGCGGCGGATCCGCGCACCGATCAGGCTCCTGCCGGGTGGCGAGGCCTCGTCCTACATCGCGGCCGCGGAGCGCGCCCCGCGCTCGGGCTGGGCGAGGTCAGCATCGAGCTGCCGACGGACGACGAGCGCGGCGCCCTGGACGTCCGCCTGGCGAGCCGCGGCTTCGCGACCCCCGACGACGGCCGCGTGCTGGCCTTCGAGGACCCGTGGAACAACGAGATCCGCGTGGCCGTCGCCGGCTGACCGCCCTCAGGTGGTGATGCTGCGGGAGGTGTCGACGGCGACGGCGCTCACCCAGGCCCAGGCCAGCACGATTCCCGCGGTGAGAGCCAGCACCCCGGCCGGTCCGGGGGACGTCGAGATCATCGCGAACCCACCGAGGAGCGCCACCGCGGCGGCCGACGACAGCGCCGCACCGAGCGAACGCCGCTGCGAGGCGAACCGCCGTGCGACGACCACCATCGCGACCGCCAGGGCGACGAACCCGACGCCGGACGTCAGCAGGTGCAGCGTCCCGTGCGCGGTGGGCGTCGTGGGGGCAGCCGAGCCCACCGGGAAGCCGCCCGCCGGGTCGGCGCGGAAGACACCGCCCAGCACGAGGCCGGCGCCGTAGACGGTGATCAGCCGCGGCACCCAGCGGTGTCCGGGACCGGCGACCAGGGCCCGCCGCAGCCCGGCCGCGAACGCGAGGACCATGACGCCGGTCAGCAGGAGGTTGGCCACCTGGATCCAGCCGAGCGGACCGTTGGCCAGCGTGGACCAGGCGTGCCGGGTCAGGTCGAACCCCTCGCGCGTCAGCGCCTGGGCCAGGGACACGATCACGTAGAACGGTCCCGCCAGGACCCCGTAGCGGAGCAGGGACCGGGTGGTCCGGACGGCGGGGTCGACGGTGCCGCTGTGCGACGAGACGGGCGTGGCGGACATGCGGGCTCCTCGGTGCCGGCGGCCGGTCGGACCCGGCCGAACACCCACTCGTCGAACGGCCGGCTCGCTCTTCGACACCCGGCAGCAGGTGTCAGGCCGGGATCGCGTCCGCCAGCTCCGACCGCGAGCGGATCCCGAGCTTGAGGTAGACGTTGCGCAGGTGGTACTCGATCGTCTTCGGGCTGAGGAACAGGGCTGCGGCGGCCTCGCGGGTGGTGCGTCCGGACGCCAGCATGAGGGCGACCTGCAGCTCCTGGGGGGTCAGGCGGTCCAGGCCCGTGGCGCTGCGGCGCTGCGCGGTCTCGCCGGTGGCGCGCAGCTCGGCCGCCGCCTGGTCGGCCCACGGGACCGCACCCAGGCGGTCGAAGGCGGCCAGTGCGGACCGCAGGTGCGGGCGGGCGTCCGAGCGGCGCTTCAGCCGGCGCAGCCGGGAGCCGTAGGCCAGCTCGGTGCGACCGGTCTCGAACGCGTCGGGCGTGTGCTGGTGGTAGGCGAGGGCGACCGAGAAGCACACGTCCACGTCGGCGTCGGGACAGGTCAGGCCGGCCGCGCGCGCTGCCCGGGCCATCGACCAGGGCTGGCCCTTGACCTCGGCGCGCTCGGTCAGCGCGGCGGCCAGGGCGCCCGCCTCCGCCGACCTGCCCAGGTGGACCATCGCCTCGACCATCTCGGCGGCGGGCGAGAGGTCGACGTCCCGCATGCCCCGCTGCGTGAGTACCTCGTCGAGCGCACGGAACCGCTCGAGCGCCGCGTCGGTGCGGCCGAGCGCGAGCTCGCGCTCGGCGAGGGCGGTCAGGGCCCAGACCTCGAAGAACCCGAGGTGGTGCTCCACGGACAGCGCCAGCGCCTCCTCGGCGTGCTCCCGGCACGCCTCCAGGTCGCCGCGGCGCGCCTCGAGCCAGGACAGCCCGGCGAGGCACGCGGTGACGTCGGTGGCCTGCCCGGCCTCGCGCGCGAGCTGGACGCCCTCGGTGTACCCGGCGACGGCGTCGTCCCACCGGTCGGTGGTCGCCTGGTCCCGGGCGACGTAGAACAGGAGGATCGGCAGCCCGCCGATGTCGCTGCGCCGCCGCGAGTGGGCCACGACCGTCGGGATGACCTCGCGCCCCGCCGCGCTCTCGCGCAGGAACAGCGGGCCGATGACGAGCCACGGCGCCAGCTGGGGGTCGTC
This window harbors:
- a CDS encoding EthD family reductase, which encodes MTAKLTMIYGNPVDEDEFERRYTAHQEIVKQVPDILRAEYGKVFPKEDGTPRPRWRTADLYFADYDTAVAAFEHENGAAVARDAVDLATGGVEFLLSEVGD
- a CDS encoding alpha/beta fold hydrolase produces the protein MRTHTLRRAFIGATAAALLAATLPATATGASPAGGKHPTSPKPTVVLVHGAWADSSSWNPVIQRLRKDGYPVRAIANPLQGLTSDTAYLSSYLTAITGPKVLVGHSYGGAVITNAATSVPDVKSLVYIAAFIPAKGETLAGLTEGSGLPLVYTPVPGGVDVTIDPAEFREVFAGDLDKTTAADLAITQRPANSATVTDASVVEGYRTIPSWALLTRRDHAIAPALQRMMIGRTGAHVTEVDASHAVMLSRPDVVTDVIERAAR
- a CDS encoding dihydrolipoyl dehydrogenase family protein is translated as MVTDTDTGTDTTYDVIIIGAGPVGENVADRVRQGGLSAAVVERELVGGECSYWACIPTKALLRSGAALRAARQVPGAREALTGSLDVAAVLRRRDDFASHWNDQSQVSWLGQAGVSLYRGRGRITSTRVVEVTGGNGATTVLNARHAVVIATGSGALIPDVAGLREADPWTNREAAAAAAVPGRLAILGGGAVASEMATAFAELGASVTMLVRDGVLPRAEPFAGDLVVDSLRDAGVSVRLGTETTSVQRGPDGTVHIGLADGEQIEADEILVAAGRVPRTQDIGLDTVGLTPGARLEVDDTLRILAADGAPVGGGWLYAAGDVNGRALLTHQGKYQARAVGDVIVARAKGEPVQDGRWGRHVATADQRAVPQVVFTDPEIASVGLTAAAAAAAGLRIRVVDQDLGAVQGSTLHADGYRGQARMVVDEERQVIVGFTLAGPDVAELLHAATIAVVGEVPLDRLWHAIPAFPTISEVWLRLLEAYGR
- a CDS encoding TetR/AcrR family transcriptional regulator → MEGRRDRKKRQTGERIRASALELFAQHGYRQTTIAAIAEHADVATRTVTLHFPTKADLLFAGDPFAPESLAARLADRTGDTLDAFGEWLHDTIRDLGEYDEDLGRPPGEMLSLHAMRPALIAEDPDLASRAHVFYSELERVTAESLAQELGTSADGLAPRLTAYTLVGGLRELYRVDEASRDTLPALVDRVLAFARAGLHTLTT
- a CDS encoding DUF998 domain-containing protein codes for the protein MSATPVSSHSGTVDPAVRTTRSLLRYGVLAGPFYVIVSLAQALTREGFDLTRHAWSTLANGPLGWIQVANLLLTGVMVLAFAAGLRRALVAGPGHRWVPRLITVYGAGLVLGGVFRADPAGGFPVGSAAPTTPTAHGTLHLLTSGVGFVALAVAMVVVARRFASQRRSLGAALSSAAAVALLGGFAMISTSPGPAGVLALTAGIVLAWAWVSAVAVDTSRSITT